The following coding sequences are from one Triticum dicoccoides isolate Atlit2015 ecotype Zavitan chromosome 4A, WEW_v2.0, whole genome shotgun sequence window:
- the LOC119285148 gene encoding patatin-like protein 6 gives MEEAEEMQVERVHEDAEHGGADADKLNYEIFSILESKFLFGYTDPHQLWLPKPPPPPPAQASQAAMAATGKAAQRGKVCVLCVDGGGGGLRALLAGRALAHLEAALQRASGSPDARVADFFDLAAGTGAGGVFAAMLFSTHSRGAPLFRAEDTWRLVADHAPRLFRRPAGSTSLFCRAKKRPLAAPTAALSVAMKAAFGEELTLRDTIKPVLISCYDLRSSAPLLFSRADALESGSYDFRLSDVGRAAWSEPGRFEPAEVASVDGVTSCAAVDGGPTMGSPAAAAITHVLHNKHEFPFVRGVEDLLVLSIGGCSGAGGSGATADADITRMRRWGPKEWARPIARIAADGAADLVDHAVARAFGQCHSSNYLRIQAKRESMPPCGPDGEYDPTQANVQALLAAADEAMKQRNVESVLFEGRRIGEQTNAEKLEWFAAELVAEHRGRGSRIAPTVAFKQAPALG, from the exons atggaggaggccgaggagaTGCAGGTGGAGCGGGTGCACGAGGACGCGGAGCACGGGGGCGCCGACGCCGACAAGCTCAACTACGAGATTTTCTCCATCCTCGAGAGCAAGTTCCTCTTCGGCTACACCGACCCGCACCAGCTCTGgctgcccaagccgccgccgccaccgccggcgcaGGCGTCGCAGGCGGCCATGGCGGCCACGGGGAAGGCGGCGCAGCGCGGGAAGGTGTGCGTGCTCTGCgttgatggcggcggcggcgggctcagGGCGCTGCTCGCCGGCCGCGCGCTcgcgcacctcgaggccgcgctccagCGCGCCTCCGGGAGCCCCGACGCGCGCGTCGCCGACTTCTTCGACCTCGCCGCCGGCACGGGCGCGGGCGGCGTCTTCGCCGCGATGCTCTTCTCCACGCACTCGCGCGGCGCCCCGCTGTTCCGCGCCGAGGACACCTGGCGCCTTGTGGCGGACCACGCGCCCAGGCTCTTCCGCAGGCCCGCTGGCTCCACCTCCCTCTTCTGCCGCGCCAAGAAGCGCCCGCTCGCCGCGCCCACGGCGGCGCTCAGCGTCGCCATGAAGGCCGCGTTCGGCGAGGAGCTCACCCTGCGGGACACCATCAAGCCCGTGCTCATCTCCTGCTATGACCTCAGGTCGTCCGCGCCGCTGCTGTTCTCGCGCGCCGACGCCCTGGAGAGCGGGAGCTACGACTTCCGCCTCTCCGACGTCGGCCGCGCGGCCTGGTCGGAGCCCGGCCGCTTCGAGCCGGCCGAGGTGGCGTCGGTGGACGGCGTGACCTCCTGCGCCGCGGTGGACGGCGGGCCGACCATGGGCAGCCCGGCCGCCGCGGCCATCACGCACGTGCTGCACAACAAGCACGAGTTCCCGTTCGTGCGCGGCGTCGAGGACCTCCTCGTGCTCTCCATCGGCGGCTGCTCCGGCGCGGGCGGCTCCGGGGCCACCGCGGACGCCGACATCACGCGCATGCGCCGGTGGGGCCCCAAGGAGTGGGCCCGCCCCATCGCCCGCATCGCGGCCGATGGCGCCGCCGACCTGGTGGACCACGCCGTTGCACGCGCCTTCGGGCAATGCCACTCGTCCAATTACCTGCGCATTCAG GCGAAGCGGGAGAGCATGCCGCCGTGCGGGCCGGACGGGGAGTACGACCCGACGCAGGCGAACGTGCAGGCGCTGCTCGCGGCGGCGGACGAGGCGATGAAGCAGCGCAACGTGGAGTCGGTGCTCTTCGAGGGGAGGCGGATCGGGGAGCAGACCAACGCGGAGAAGCTGGAGTGgttcgccgccgagctcgtcgctgaGCACCGCGGCAGGGGCTCCCGGATCGCGCCCACCGTCGCGTTCAAGCAGGCGCCGGCGCTGGGCTGA